A segment of the uncultured Desulfobulbus sp. genome:
TCGACGGTTTGGTGGATGGCGCTGTTTTGAATGCGGATATTGTTGAAGGTACAACCGTGGAACTTGCGCAACATGTGATCGTGATTGCCGGGGATATAGATCACCTTGGTTCCGCTGGCCGCCTTGGCGAGAATGGTTGCAACGATCTGGTCGTTGATTTTCGGCCAGTGCCATCGTTTCTGGGCCTGCAGCAGGTCGAAGATATCACCCACAAGATACAAAAACTCGGATTCTGTCTGGAGAAGAAAATCGAGGAGCTTTTCGTTTTGCAGGTTGCGGGTGCCCAGGTGGAGATCTGAGATCCAGATTGATCGGAAATGTTGCGGCGCCATGAAGTCCCTCCTTCGTGTTCGCTCGGTTGAACCGCCATTGAGACCCCGGAACCCTCCAGTTGCCGGGGACCTTTTTTAGCCGTGTCGCGCAGACTATCCTGGCTTTGTTACCCTTTGATCAGTGTCCGGTTTTTTTCGGATTTTAGCTCTGTTTGGATTCGGTTGCATCTGAGGAGGTGGGCGCTCTGCTGGTGACTGCGGTGGAAAAATAGGCGCGGTGGTATGACCAGACAAGGTGAAAAAATTCAAGGACCATCAATAATCGAAAAGTGGCTTTCTCAAATACAGGTTTGCCGAACTTCAAAGGAAAGGGTTACACCGGTGACCATACTGCGGCCGAAATGGAGAAAGAGGGCGAACCAGAGTCCGTTGAGTCCGAGGATGAGCAGGGGATTGGCCATCAGCAGCAGGCCATGACCGATGTTGGGCAGCGGCAACTCGCCGACCGGGGGAATCAGGCAGAGGAGGATGCCGTAGACGACCGCGATCAGCCCCATCTTCTGATAGGCGGAAATCGAACTGAAGCCGCGAAAGTCGGCACGGAACATTTCCGAGATCACCCGCCAGATCTGGGAGACCAGCAGGCAGAGGAGAAAGGCGCTGCGAAAGCTGCCCTGAAGGAAGAGGAAACAACCGCCCAGTCCGGTGAAGGTGTAGAGCAGGCTGGTGACTGCCTGAATCGGCACCAGCTTGACCCCGGCCAGATGTCCTTCATAGACCGCCTTTTTGGTCGGTCCGGTAAAGACCACAGCCACCCGTTTGAAGAGAAAGCCAATGACTTTTCCGCACTGGTCAAGGGGTTTGCCGTAACAGCAGCCAAAGCTCAGACAGGCCAGGCGGCCCAGCCCCTCACCGAGGATATAGCCAATGGCAAGCGCCGCGAGAACGATCTGCATCGGTAGGGTGGGGCAGCCGAACAGCAGACAGCCGCCGTTGACCAGGAGGATGATCAGCGGGGTGGCCACCAGGCCGCAGAAAAAGGCGCCGCCGATGGTAAAGGTGTATCGTTTTTTCTCCACCAGCCGCGCCACCCAGCGGGCAGCCGGAACACAGAGGGCAATGATGGCGGCGAGCAGACTCAGCAGGGGCCCCAGTTCGATTCCTGCAGCCAGGCAGAGCAGGAGCGTGTAGCCGATGCCGATAATGGCGGCGGTCGCCAGCAGCAGGCCGTACCAGGTGAAGTTGACGCCTTGCCATCGTCCCTGTTCATCGCGGGCCACCGGCACCGAAGCCAGTATCTGAAACCGCTCGCCGGGCAGGTAGCGCCAGCCGAGAATGATCATCAGAGTGAAGAGAAGTCCGGAACTGCCAAGAAAGAGCCAGGGGTTCATAGAGCCTCCGCAGGCTGGGCTGAAGTGTGTTGGGGTGGGGGAGCGGTTGCCACGGTCGAGCGAACCTGGAGATCGGTTTCAACGATCGGCCGTCCCAGGCCTGCGGAGAATCGGCTGTTGACATCCCTGCGCACCGAGTTGTTACGCAGATCCTCGGAAAAGATGATGCGACCCTTTTCAAAGAGGAGGATATCGGTGGAACTGCCCGGTCGGTAGAGGCTTTTGGGGCAGCCCTTGTTGAGCCTCATCCCCCTGGTCAGCGGCCTCGGATTGTCGTAGCGGTTGTCCGAGTAACACTGGAGGATATCGCCGATCATCAGCGCCACCACCTCCACCATGGCCACCAGACCGACATGCGAACCTTCCGCCACATCGGTATCGATGATGGTCACCACCCGCCGGTTTTTGGCGTGGATCGAGGCGATGGCGATTTGCGCCCCCGGATTGCAGGAGTGGCAATCCCCCTCAACGGTATAAAAATCCATAACCTCCCCGCTCACCGGGACATGGTTGTAATGGTACTTATCGGGCGTGAGGCGAAAGATGGCAAAGTCCCCTTCATGAAAGCGGCGGCTCCAGGGCGAGGTCGGACCGAGCAGTTCCTCGGCGGAAAAGAATTTCTCCTTGATAAAGAGCTCGGGCACATCGTTGAGCGTACCGATCAGGACCTTGGCATCCGCCGGGGAAACCACCACGGCTGGGTCCGCATCCATGGGTCGGCATTCCCAGTAGCGAATCTGGCGTTCAAAGACCTGGCGTGGCGTGGTGAAACTGTTATGCGGTGCGAGGCACTCGCGCCAGTCCACGCCCATGCGTTTGAGCAGGGCAAGCCCTTTGGAGCCGACCAGTGGCAGGTTGACATCGAAATGAAGGAAACCCAGCACCGCCGACATCCGTTGCGAGGTCAGGGCGCGGAACAGGCCGGGAGCCTGTTCCCGAACCCGGTTGTAGAGCAGATCGATGCTGTGGTCGCCGAGGAGTTGTTCGTTGACAATTCGACCACTCTGGCGTGATATGTATTGATGTTCCATGGTTTTCATCCAGGTCAAACGGTTTGATGTTGCTGGCTTTGCTGCTGCAGGAGTACCAGGCAGAGCACGATCAGCATGTGGATTTCCCGATCCGTGGCCTCACCGGCCATCAGGCGGCATCCGGTTTCGCGGATGAACAGGGCTGCGGGTGCGGAGCCGATCAACTGCTCCTTGAGCGCGCCCATGGCCGGATCCTTGCTTTTGTCAAAGGACAATCCATCCTCCACCAGGGTATCCAAACCATTATCCAAATGCAGACGGCAGAGGTCGTCGCGGTAGTAGCGCTCTGCCATGCGGTTGAAGTCCTCGCTCTTGATCCGCATCGGGTCGGTGGTCCTGCCGTGCTTGCCCAAGATGGCCCGAGTCAGGGTTTCAGCGGCGGATAACCGCTCCCCCTTGAACATGCCCTCCAACCAGTCAAAGACGGCGGTGCTATCCGCACCGTGCCCCCCGTTGCCCTCCTCGGCCCGCAAAATTTCCAGACAGGCCCGTTGATAGGCCTCCACCTCGATGCGCACATAGCCCCGATATCTCCTGCTGGGACGCTGCCGCTCGACCAGCCCAAGAATTCGCTTAAGCACCTGGTTTTGGCTGTTGGCGCGAATAAAGACCGTGGGCAGGCCGATGGCGGTGGCAAAGAAGATCTGCCGCCGTTCGCTTTCGGTGCAGGGATTATCGGGAATATCGGCGTGGGTGACGCTCCCCTCGATGACCCAGCGGTAGGCCATGGCCGTGACCAGGGTTTGCAGGTTGACCGCAAGTG
Coding sequences within it:
- a CDS encoding prolipoprotein diacylglyceryl transferase family protein, producing the protein MNPWLFLGSSGLLFTLMIILGWRYLPGERFQILASVPVARDEQGRWQGVNFTWYGLLLATAAIIGIGYTLLLCLAAGIELGPLLSLLAAIIALCVPAARWVARLVEKKRYTFTIGGAFFCGLVATPLIILLVNGGCLLFGCPTLPMQIVLAALAIGYILGEGLGRLACLSFGCCYGKPLDQCGKVIGFLFKRVAVVFTGPTKKAVYEGHLAGVKLVPIQAVTSLLYTFTGLGGCFLFLQGSFRSAFLLCLLVSQIWRVISEMFRADFRGFSSISAYQKMGLIAVVYGILLCLIPPVGELPLPNIGHGLLLMANPLLILGLNGLWFALFLHFGRSMVTGVTLSFEVRQTCI
- a CDS encoding phosphatidylserine decarboxylase — translated: MEHQYISRQSGRIVNEQLLGDHSIDLLYNRVREQAPGLFRALTSQRMSAVLGFLHFDVNLPLVGSKGLALLKRMGVDWRECLAPHNSFTTPRQVFERQIRYWECRPMDADPAVVVSPADAKVLIGTLNDVPELFIKEKFFSAEELLGPTSPWSRRFHEGDFAIFRLTPDKYHYNHVPVSGEVMDFYTVEGDCHSCNPGAQIAIASIHAKNRRVVTIIDTDVAEGSHVGLVAMVEVVALMIGDILQCYSDNRYDNPRPLTRGMRLNKGCPKSLYRPGSSTDILLFEKGRIIFSEDLRNNSVRRDVNSRFSAGLGRPIVETDLQVRSTVATAPPPQHTSAQPAEAL